ATGAGGTACACGAAACCGCCACCGTGCCGGCTGATTTCTTCCATGCGAGGCAACGGTGTGGTCGGCGCCACCAAGCGCACGAAGTCCAGACCACTGGTCCCCAACCACTGCTCGCGCACCGGGTCGGCGCCGACGGGGAGATCGGTCACCAGGACCCCATCCACGCCGGCATCACGCGCCCGCTGCAACGCGTCGGCGCCAGCGGCGATGACGGGGTTGAGATAGCTGAACAGGACGACGGGTACCGCCACCGCCGCCTCGCGGACGAGGTCGAGCGTGCGCCACAGGGTCATGCCGTGCTCCAGCGCGACCTGTGAGCTGCGCTGAATCACCGGACCGTCGGCGAGCGGATCGGAGAACGGTACGCCCACCTCGAGGACGTCCGCCCCTGCGGCAGCCAGGCCACGCATGAGCGCGATGCTGCGTTCCGGGTCGGGATGTCCGGCGGTGACATAGCAGACGAGGGCCTTGCGTCCCTCCGCCCGGAGGGCGGCGAAGCGCGCCGTGAGGCGCGAGGCTGCGGGAGCCACGGCCTCAGGCGAAGTAGTCACCGATGTTGATGCCATAGCGTTGCGGGTCTTCGGTCCGAATGATCGTGTGTGCAAACTGACCAGTCGCCGTACGCGCCGTAAGGTCCACCGGTGTCGGATCGTCCAGCAGGTTGCCGCGGTCGTCCGTCAGCAGGCGAACGATCGGCCGCGACAGTGCCGATGGATCGGGGTTGGCCGCCAGTACGATCGCCAACTCGAATGTGTCGAGCACGACCACCGTTCCCACGGGATAGATCCCCGTGAGATTGATGAAGGCCTTGACGACAGTAGGATCAAGACCGAGCCGAGGGTTGTCTCGCATGCCGCGAAGGACATCGGCGGGGGTCCAGGGAGAATCCTTATAGACGCGCGTGGTGGTGGCCGCATCGAACCCGTCAGTGACGGC
This genomic stretch from Gemmatimonas sp. harbors:
- the trpA gene encoding tryptophan synthase subunit alpha; its protein translation is MAPAASRLTARFAALRAEGRKALVCYVTAGHPDPERSIALMRGLAAAGADVLEVGVPFSDPLADGPVIQRSSQVALEHGMTLWRTLDLVREAAVAVPVVLFSYLNPVIAAGADALQRARDAGVDGVLVTDLPVGADPVREQWLGTSGLDFVRLVAPTTPLPRMEEISRHGGGFVYLISRLGVTGERAALPDDLPATVARLRAATSLPLCIGFGISTPEQARVAALLGDGVVVGSAIVRAAGTSVDDACALVAAMRAALDAR